From one Micromonospora siamensis genomic stretch:
- a CDS encoding DUF6357 family protein, translating into MRDIVFTRSSGWIPNVIREKGEPKLLLAAGADANHEPRVFTVPISEAHLAVIQEDLARHLLLWSALLPLCEAAGTRGRLDENAAVALLDPILLAPPEDVDALFRRIPWDSSRLVAHGATIGLLERGQVCGAMRAATEEANEKRAQEHHANRRRAQRGAVLGPLDAAILTYTGQYLHGATVPRRTPDAVDPALLPQVLRVIATAEQACAGMRIGLDPRRGHRATDKRDWERLAATVDAAVRRAYPALAGDAVRTVSLLMCSEAAHRAGDTPVEDDEADLGKTALTFTDDKDGERKWLRGGPRTASAEFWEFVADRSAGDNEVFTIEDEELGEGIQLHFYADSIARITTVRNGDAGSDPQYQVEYSLVDGIGGYRTLVSAFVRGGCAALDGHGPWMSDVAEFERARRGSTAR; encoded by the coding sequence GTGAGAGACATCGTCTTCACCCGCAGCAGCGGCTGGATCCCGAACGTGATCCGCGAGAAGGGTGAGCCGAAACTGCTGCTCGCCGCCGGGGCCGACGCCAACCACGAACCCCGCGTCTTCACGGTCCCGATCTCCGAAGCCCATCTTGCGGTGATCCAGGAGGACCTGGCCAGACACCTGCTGCTGTGGAGTGCGCTCCTTCCGCTGTGCGAGGCCGCCGGCACCCGGGGGCGACTCGACGAGAACGCCGCAGTCGCGCTCCTGGACCCGATCCTGCTCGCCCCGCCCGAGGACGTCGACGCGCTCTTTCGGCGCATCCCGTGGGACAGCAGCCGGCTCGTCGCCCATGGCGCCACCATCGGTCTGCTCGAGCGCGGTCAGGTCTGCGGGGCGATGCGCGCGGCGACAGAGGAGGCGAACGAGAAACGCGCTCAGGAGCATCACGCGAACCGTCGCCGCGCCCAGCGCGGGGCGGTCCTCGGGCCACTCGACGCGGCGATCCTGACGTACACGGGCCAGTACCTGCACGGCGCGACGGTGCCCAGGCGCACGCCCGACGCCGTCGACCCCGCGCTGCTGCCCCAGGTCCTGCGGGTGATCGCCACCGCCGAGCAGGCGTGCGCCGGGATGCGGATCGGCCTCGATCCGCGACGGGGACACCGGGCCACCGACAAGCGCGACTGGGAGCGGCTGGCGGCCACGGTCGACGCCGCCGTGCGCCGCGCGTACCCCGCACTCGCCGGCGACGCGGTGCGTACGGTGAGCCTCCTGATGTGCTCGGAGGCCGCGCACCGCGCCGGGGACACCCCGGTGGAGGACGACGAGGCGGACCTCGGAAAGACCGCCCTGACGTTCACCGACGACAAGGACGGCGAGCGGAAGTGGCTACGGGGCGGTCCCCGCACCGCCTCCGCCGAGTTCTGGGAGTTCGTCGCCGATCGCTCCGCCGGGGACAACGAGGTGTTCACCATCGAGGACGAGGAGCTGGGCGAGGGGATCCAGCTGCACTTCTACGCGGACTCCATCGCCCGGATCACGACCGTGCGGAACGGGGACGCCGGGTCGGATCCGCAGTACCAGGTCGAGTACAGCCTGGTGGACGGGATCGGCGGGTACCGGACGCTGGTGAGCGCCTTCGTCCGCGGTGGCTGCGCCGCACTCGACGGGCACGGTCCCTGGATGTCGGATGTCGCCGAGTTCGAGCGGGCGCGTCGAGGGAGCACCGCCCGGTAG
- a CDS encoding LacI family DNA-binding transcriptional regulator has protein sequence MTDVARLAGVSHQTVSRVLNGHPNVREQTRLRVQAAIVELNYRPNRAARALVTGRSQVIGVVAQNTTLYGPASLLAALEQTAAEEGFAVSVGSVRDLDRVSISAAVERHLAYRVAGIVVIAPVESAGEALEHLPKDVPLVTVDGDPRRTAPLVTVDQVAGAREATRHLLEAGHRTVWHVSGPADWFDSAGRIEGWRETLRTAGAEVPPVVAADWSAASGYRCGQMLARMPEVTAVFTANDHLALGVLRALHEYGRRVPDDISVVGFDDVPEAAYFIPPLTTVRPDFVAVARASLDLLLAQLGSDTVGELRQTIAPTLIPRQSVAAPPS, from the coding sequence ATGACGGATGTCGCCCGTCTGGCCGGCGTCTCCCATCAGACGGTCTCCCGGGTGCTCAACGGGCACCCCAACGTCCGCGAGCAGACCCGGTTGCGGGTGCAGGCGGCGATCGTCGAGTTGAACTACCGGCCCAACCGGGCCGCTCGCGCCCTGGTGACCGGGCGGTCCCAGGTCATCGGTGTGGTCGCGCAGAACACGACGCTCTACGGCCCGGCGTCGCTGCTGGCCGCGCTCGAACAGACCGCCGCGGAGGAGGGCTTCGCGGTGAGTGTGGGCAGCGTCCGGGATCTGGACCGGGTGTCGATCTCGGCGGCGGTGGAGCGGCACCTGGCCTACCGGGTGGCGGGGATCGTGGTGATCGCCCCGGTGGAGTCGGCCGGTGAGGCGTTGGAGCACCTGCCCAAGGACGTCCCGCTGGTGACGGTCGACGGTGACCCGCGCCGGACGGCGCCGCTGGTGACCGTGGACCAGGTCGCCGGTGCGCGGGAGGCGACGCGACACCTGCTGGAGGCGGGGCACCGGACCGTGTGGCACGTGTCCGGTCCGGCCGACTGGTTCGACAGTGCCGGGCGGATCGAGGGTTGGCGGGAGACGTTACGGACGGCCGGTGCCGAGGTGCCGCCGGTGGTTGCGGCGGACTGGTCGGCGGCCTCGGGTTACCGGTGCGGGCAGATGTTGGCGCGGATGCCCGAGGTGACGGCGGTCTTCACCGCGAACGACCATCTGGCGCTGGGCGTGCTGCGGGCGTTGCACGAGTACGGCCGTCGGGTGCCCGACGACATCAGCGTGGTCGGCTTCGATGACGTGCCCGAGGCGGCGTACTTCATTCCGCCGTTGACCACGGTGCGGCCGGACTTCGTCGCGGTCGCCCGGGCCAGCCTCGACCTGCTGCTCGCGCAGCTCGGCTCCGACACCGTCGGTGAGCTGCGGCAGACGATCGCCCCCACCCTGATCCCTCGGCAGAGTGTGGCAGCGCCACCGTCCTGA
- a CDS encoding elongation factor G codes for MALLNLGIVAHVDAGKTSLTERLLYEAGAVAQLGSVDAGTTRTDSMELERRRGITIRAAVTAITIGGLRVNLVDTPGHPDFIAEVERSLAVLDAAVLVVSSVEGVQPQTVAIWRALRRIGVPTVFFLNKVDRRGADVDRAMTQLRQRLGAHAVLLSAVTGQGGPDARVRAVGLDAEPVVAAVAEVDDTVAARWLTDQPVRARDVRRAIRNAVRRAELVPVACGSAITGAGVPQLRHLLADLLPYAQKRDGPLAGTVFAVDRDGHGRRAWLRVWSGSLRVRDRVALTGSRPASVTQIAVVEPDGVLVRPCVTAGQIAAVRGLSARIGQHIGEPPRRHGYRFPPPTRQAIVEPVDPDQRLAMFAGLAELADEDPLVDLRLDEQQAEAVIRLHGEVQKEVLAALMADRYGVRVRFSGTLTACIERVVGSGTAEERVKERGNPYLAGLGLRIDAAPVGSGIEFRPGVEPGRLPPAFVAATEEGVRAALRHGRHGWPVTDCVVTMTASRYWPRQSRPHQKFDKSISTVAADFRNLAPVVVAAALRGAGTRVCQPIERFDVNLPQSTVETVLALLGRLGAVVHDTAVAGGYLEVSGTLPSARVPQVVAALPDLTGGEAVLTTTFDHYAPVNAEAPPTLPRRGPDPGDREAWFRAVPR; via the coding sequence TTGGCCTTGTTGAACCTCGGAATCGTCGCCCATGTTGACGCCGGAAAGACCAGCCTGACCGAACGGCTGCTCTACGAGGCCGGCGCCGTGGCCCAGTTGGGCAGCGTCGACGCCGGCACGACGCGTACCGACTCGATGGAGCTGGAACGCCGACGCGGTATCACCATCCGGGCCGCCGTCACGGCCATCACCATCGGTGGCCTGCGCGTCAACCTGGTGGACACCCCCGGGCACCCGGACTTCATCGCGGAGGTCGAGCGATCGCTCGCGGTGCTGGACGCGGCCGTGCTCGTGGTGTCGAGCGTGGAGGGCGTCCAGCCGCAGACCGTCGCCATCTGGCGGGCGCTGCGCCGCATCGGTGTGCCGACGGTGTTCTTCCTCAACAAGGTGGACCGTCGCGGCGCCGACGTCGACCGGGCCATGACCCAGCTGCGCCAGCGGCTTGGCGCCCATGCGGTCCTGCTCAGCGCCGTCACCGGACAGGGCGGCCCCGACGCCCGGGTGCGGGCCGTCGGTCTCGACGCCGAACCCGTGGTGGCGGCGGTGGCCGAGGTCGACGACACCGTGGCGGCGCGCTGGCTGACCGATCAGCCGGTACGCGCCCGCGACGTCCGGCGGGCGATCCGCAACGCGGTACGCCGGGCCGAACTCGTCCCGGTGGCGTGCGGGTCGGCGATCACCGGAGCCGGTGTGCCTCAGCTGCGTCACCTCCTCGCCGACCTGCTGCCGTACGCGCAGAAGCGGGACGGCCCGCTGGCCGGCACGGTCTTCGCCGTCGACCGGGACGGCCACGGCCGGCGGGCCTGGCTGCGGGTGTGGTCCGGCAGCCTGCGCGTACGGGACCGGGTGGCGCTCACCGGATCCCGCCCTGCGTCGGTGACCCAGATCGCCGTCGTCGAACCCGACGGCGTGCTCGTCCGGCCCTGCGTGACCGCCGGGCAGATCGCCGCGGTACGCGGGCTGTCGGCCCGGATCGGGCAGCACATCGGCGAGCCGCCGCGGCGGCACGGGTACCGGTTCCCGCCGCCGACCCGGCAGGCGATCGTCGAGCCCGTCGACCCCGACCAGCGGCTGGCGATGTTCGCCGGCCTGGCCGAGCTGGCCGACGAGGACCCGCTGGTGGACCTGCGGCTCGACGAGCAGCAGGCGGAGGCGGTGATCCGGCTGCACGGCGAGGTGCAGAAGGAGGTGCTGGCCGCCCTGATGGCGGACCGGTACGGCGTGCGGGTGCGGTTCTCCGGCACGCTCACGGCCTGCATCGAGCGGGTCGTCGGCAGCGGAACCGCCGAGGAGCGGGTGAAGGAGCGCGGCAACCCGTACCTCGCCGGATTGGGGTTACGGATCGACGCCGCCCCGGTCGGCAGCGGCATCGAGTTCCGCCCCGGCGTCGAACCCGGCCGGCTGCCGCCGGCGTTCGTCGCCGCCACCGAAGAGGGCGTACGGGCCGCGCTGCGGCACGGCCGGCACGGCTGGCCGGTCACCGACTGCGTGGTCACCATGACGGCTTCCCGGTACTGGCCCCGGCAGAGCAGGCCGCACCAGAAGTTCGACAAGTCGATCTCGACCGTGGCGGCGGACTTCCGCAACCTCGCCCCGGTCGTGGTCGCCGCGGCGCTGCGCGGCGCCGGCACCCGGGTGTGCCAGCCGATCGAGCGGTTCGACGTCAACCTTCCGCAGTCCACGGTGGAGACGGTGCTGGCGCTGCTGGGCCGGCTGGGCGCGGTCGTCCACGACACGGCCGTCGCCGGCGGGTACCTCGAGGTGAGCGGCACCCTGCCGTCGGCGCGGGTCCCGCAGGTCGTCGCCGCGCTGCCCGACCTCACCGGTGGCGAGGCGGTCCTGACCACCACCTTCGACCACTACGCGCCGGTCAACGCCGAGGCGCCGCCGACGTTGCCCCGACGCGGGCCCGACCCGGGCGACCGGGAGGCGTGGTTCCGGGCCGTACCGCGGTAG
- a CDS encoding penicillin acylase family protein produces the protein MPRPALRARLAAVSAAALTASVLTVTPPSPALAATTFAANDYCLGQCADILPPGENGNATLAGILAHQALGTRPAHSSDQLDEYANLVYNYAGLTDEQIAHFYNDSSFGVPAAQVESTVSPRADVTIVRDRATGVPHVTGTTRAGTMFGAGYAGAQDRLWVMDLLRHVGRGNVTSFAGGAPGNRELEQSVWANSPYTEADLQAQVDALRTKGPRGQQLYTDVVDYIAGINAYIDKSIADDNYPGEYVLAGAGKPKHFTMTDLIATAGVIGGLFGGGGGSEIQSALVRVAARAKYGATEGDRVWAAFRSQNDPETVLTLHDGQSFPYGATPPGATSAVLPDAGTVTAEPLAYDASGGATTLTGTSTATQGLLGGLTNLRAHGMSNAVVVSGRHTTTGNPVAVFGPQTGYFAPQLLMLQELQGPGISARGAAFAGLNLYVLLGRGQDYAWSATSASQDLTDTYAVPLCTTDGTAPTLRTNSYLYHGQCLAMEVLEQRNSWSPTLADSTPAGSYTLRALRTKYGLVAYRGLVNGQPTAFTRLRSTYRHEADSAIGFQAYNDPSAMGSAAAFQASAASVGYAFNWFYVNSTEAAYYNSGANPVRSSVTDPNLPAKAEPAYEWVGWNPDTNDATYAPPSAHPQSVNQDYYVSWNNKQARDFGAADGNFSFGSVHRGQLLDGPVRAAIAQRKLGRADVVKIMADAAVTDLRGQQVLGDLLRVLDSAPVTDPALADAISKLRAWQQAGARRVETAPGSKVYQHADAIRIFDAWWPLLASAEFRTGLGPDLYAALVDAIEVNEAPSGGQNGGRDGTVSWTAQGQAHKGSSFQYGWWGYVDKDVRAVLGDPVAGGLGRAYCGGGDLGACRTALLGALGQAAAVPASTVYPGDKSCGAGDQWCADAIAQSGLGGITHPLIAWQNRPTYQQVVSFPARRGDDVTNLAQGRPASASSTQFLTSYTPNKAVDGSLGSRWASSYNDNQWLRVDLGAARTVSRAVLRWESAYATAYRIEVSGDGSSWTPVFATTTGNGGVDNVTFAPVAARYVRVYGVKRATSYGFSLYEYELYGR, from the coding sequence ATGCCCAGACCCGCTCTCCGCGCCCGGCTCGCGGCGGTCAGCGCCGCCGCCCTGACCGCCAGCGTCCTGACGGTCACCCCACCGTCACCGGCGCTGGCCGCCACCACGTTCGCCGCCAACGACTACTGCCTCGGCCAGTGCGCCGACATCCTGCCCCCGGGGGAGAACGGCAATGCCACCCTCGCCGGCATCCTGGCCCACCAGGCGCTCGGCACCCGCCCGGCGCACTCCAGCGACCAGCTCGACGAGTACGCGAACCTGGTCTACAACTACGCCGGGCTGACCGACGAGCAGATCGCCCACTTCTACAACGACTCCTCGTTCGGGGTGCCCGCCGCACAGGTGGAGAGCACCGTGTCGCCACGCGCCGACGTCACCATCGTGCGCGACCGGGCCACCGGCGTCCCGCACGTCACCGGCACCACCCGCGCCGGCACCATGTTCGGCGCCGGCTACGCCGGAGCCCAGGACCGGCTCTGGGTGATGGACCTGCTGCGACACGTCGGGCGCGGCAACGTCACCTCGTTCGCCGGAGGCGCCCCCGGCAACCGGGAACTGGAGCAGAGCGTCTGGGCCAACTCGCCCTACACCGAGGCGGACCTCCAGGCCCAGGTGGACGCGCTGCGCACCAAGGGCCCCCGCGGCCAGCAGCTCTACACCGACGTCGTCGACTACATCGCCGGCATCAACGCCTACATCGACAAGTCCATCGCCGACGACAACTACCCCGGCGAGTACGTCCTCGCCGGCGCCGGCAAGCCGAAGCACTTCACCATGACCGACCTGATCGCCACCGCCGGCGTGATCGGTGGGCTCTTCGGCGGGGGCGGCGGCAGCGAGATCCAGTCCGCGCTGGTCCGGGTGGCCGCCCGGGCGAAGTACGGCGCCACCGAGGGCGACCGGGTGTGGGCGGCGTTCCGCTCGCAGAACGACCCGGAGACCGTGCTCACCCTGCACGACGGGCAGAGCTTCCCGTACGGTGCGACACCGCCCGGCGCGACCAGCGCCGTGCTCCCCGACGCCGGCACCGTCACCGCCGAACCGCTCGCCTACGACGCCAGCGGCGGGGCCACCACCCTCACCGGCACCAGCACCGCCACCCAGGGGCTGCTGGGCGGCCTGACCAACCTGCGCGCCCACGGCATGTCCAACGCGGTGGTGGTCTCCGGACGGCACACCACCACCGGCAACCCGGTCGCCGTGTTCGGCCCACAGACCGGCTACTTCGCCCCGCAACTGCTCATGCTCCAGGAGTTGCAGGGGCCCGGGATCAGCGCGCGCGGCGCCGCGTTCGCCGGGCTGAACCTCTACGTGCTGCTCGGCCGCGGCCAGGACTACGCGTGGAGTGCCACGTCGGCCTCCCAGGACCTCACCGACACCTACGCGGTACCGCTGTGCACCACCGACGGCACCGCGCCGACGCTGCGCACCAACAGCTACCTCTACCACGGACAGTGCCTGGCCATGGAGGTCCTGGAGCAGCGCAACTCCTGGTCGCCGACGCTGGCCGACTCCACCCCGGCCGGCTCCTACACGCTGCGCGCCCTGCGCACGAAGTACGGGCTGGTCGCCTACCGGGGGCTGGTGAACGGGCAGCCGACCGCGTTCACCAGGCTGCGCTCCACCTACCGGCACGAGGCCGACTCCGCGATCGGCTTCCAGGCCTACAACGACCCGTCGGCGATGGGCAGCGCGGCGGCCTTCCAGGCGTCCGCCGCCAGCGTCGGCTACGCGTTCAACTGGTTCTACGTCAACTCGACCGAGGCGGCGTACTACAACTCCGGCGCGAATCCGGTCCGGTCGTCGGTCACCGACCCGAACCTGCCGGCGAAGGCCGAGCCGGCGTACGAGTGGGTCGGCTGGAACCCCGACACCAACGACGCCACCTACGCCCCGCCCTCGGCCCACCCGCAGTCGGTCAACCAGGACTACTACGTCAGCTGGAACAACAAGCAGGCGCGGGACTTCGGGGCGGCCGACGGCAACTTCAGCTTCGGCTCCGTACACCGGGGTCAGCTGCTCGACGGCCCGGTGCGCGCCGCGATCGCCCAGCGCAAACTCGGCCGCGCCGACGTCGTGAAGATCATGGCCGACGCGGCGGTGACCGACCTGCGCGGCCAGCAGGTCCTCGGCGACCTGCTGCGGGTGCTCGACAGCGCGCCGGTCACCGACCCGGCGCTGGCCGACGCGATCAGCAAGCTGCGCGCCTGGCAGCAGGCCGGCGCGCGACGGGTGGAGACGGCCCCCGGCTCCAAGGTCTACCAGCACGCCGACGCCATCCGGATCTTCGACGCCTGGTGGCCGCTGCTCGCCTCGGCGGAGTTCCGCACCGGCCTCGGCCCGGACCTGTACGCCGCGCTGGTCGACGCCATCGAGGTCAACGAGGCGCCGTCGGGCGGCCAGAACGGCGGGCGGGACGGCACGGTGAGCTGGACCGCGCAGGGCCAGGCCCACAAGGGCTCGTCGTTCCAGTACGGCTGGTGGGGCTACGTCGACAAGGACGTGCGCGCCGTGCTCGGCGACCCGGTGGCGGGCGGCCTCGGGCGGGCGTACTGCGGTGGCGGCGACCTCGGCGCGTGCCGGACGGCGCTGCTCGGCGCGCTCGGCCAGGCCGCCGCCGTGCCGGCCAGCACCGTCTACCCGGGCGACAAGTCCTGCGGCGCGGGCGACCAGTGGTGCGCCGACGCGATCGCCCAGTCCGGGCTGGGCGGCATCACCCACCCGCTGATCGCCTGGCAGAACCGTCCCACGTACCAGCAGGTCGTCTCGTTCCCGGCGCGCCGGGGCGACGACGTCACCAACCTGGCCCAGGGCCGCCCGGCCAGCGCGTCCAGCACCCAGTTCCTGACCAGCTACACGCCGAACAAGGCGGTCGACGGCAGCCTCGGCAGCCGGTGGGCCAGCAGCTACAACGACAACCAGTGGCTCCGGGTCGACCTCGGCGCCGCCCGCACCGTCAGCCGGGCGGTGCTGCGCTGGGAGTCCGCGTACGCCACCGCGTACCGGATCGAGGTTTCCGGCGACGGCAGCTCCTGGACGCCGGTGTTCGCCACCACCACCGGCAACGGCGGCGTCGACAACGTCACCTTCGCCCCGGTCGCCGCCCGCTACGTGCGGGTGTACGGGGTCAAGCGGGCCACCTCGTACGGGTTCTCCCTCTACGAGTACGAGCTCTACGGACGGTGA
- a CDS encoding MerR family transcriptional regulator has protein sequence MAATSRGTGPEQHASGPATGRLMQIGEAAERVGLSIRTIRHYEEVGLIVPSARSEGGFRLYTAPDLDRLAVVKRMKPLGFTLDEMRDLLGVLDALGTATGADRAALLDRLGAFHTAATTRVTALRDQLAMAEGFAGTLRDELDRHGGPTT, from the coding sequence ATGGCCGCCACCAGCCGCGGCACCGGGCCGGAGCAGCACGCCTCCGGCCCGGCCACCGGACGTCTCATGCAGATCGGCGAGGCCGCCGAGCGGGTCGGGCTCAGCATCCGCACCATCCGGCACTACGAGGAGGTCGGCCTCATCGTGCCCTCCGCCCGCAGCGAGGGCGGCTTCCGGCTCTACACCGCCCCCGACCTCGACCGGCTCGCCGTGGTCAAGCGGATGAAGCCGCTCGGGTTCACCCTCGACGAGATGCGCGACCTGCTCGGTGTGCTCGACGCGCTCGGCACCGCCACCGGGGCGGACCGGGCCGCCCTGCTCGACCGGCTCGGCGCGTTCCACACCGCCGCCACGACCCGGGTCACCGCGCTGCGCGACCAACTCGCCATGGCCGAAGGCTTCGCCGGCACGCTGCGCGACGAACTGGACCGCCACGGCGGTCCGACCACCTGA
- a CDS encoding SulP family inorganic anion transporter has translation MLPAAVRPRLSRPSWLSPKVFRTEVLAGLVVALALIPEAISFSILAGVDPRVGLFASFTMAVTIAICGGRPAMISAATGAVALVVAPLAKKYGLDHLVAAVILGGAIQVLLAALGVAKLMRFIPRSVMVGFVNALAILIFAAQMPHLLGVPWLVYPLVAVALAIMVGLPRLTRAVPAPLVAIVVLTLITVATHAAVPTVGDEGALPDSLPTLGLPQIPWTLDTLTLIAPYALGIALVGLMESLMTAKLVDDITDTPSSKTRESWGQGVANIVTGLFGGMGGCAMIGQTMINVKASGARTRLSTFLAGVFLLILVVALGDVVAVIPMAALVAVMVIVAVSTFDWHSVAPATLRRMPYGETVVMLATVATTLATHNLAVGVVVGVLTAMVIFARRVAHLVEVTSVLDPDGGTRIYSVHGELFFASSNDLVGQFDYAGDPDTVVIDMTHAHVWDASSVAALDAITTKYATRGKTVEIIELNKPSARIHDTLAGQLGVGH, from the coding sequence ATGCTTCCCGCGGCCGTCCGGCCGCGCCTGTCCCGTCCGTCCTGGTTGTCGCCGAAGGTGTTCCGCACCGAGGTTCTCGCCGGCCTGGTCGTCGCCCTTGCGTTGATCCCGGAGGCGATCTCCTTCTCGATCCTGGCTGGCGTCGACCCCCGGGTCGGCCTGTTCGCCTCGTTCACCATGGCCGTCACCATCGCGATCTGCGGCGGCCGGCCGGCGATGATCTCCGCCGCGACCGGCGCCGTCGCGCTCGTCGTCGCACCCCTCGCCAAGAAGTACGGACTGGACCACCTGGTCGCCGCGGTGATCCTCGGCGGCGCGATCCAGGTCCTGCTCGCCGCGCTCGGGGTGGCGAAGCTGATGCGCTTCATCCCCCGCAGCGTCATGGTCGGCTTCGTCAACGCCCTGGCGATCCTGATCTTCGCCGCCCAGATGCCGCATCTGCTCGGCGTGCCGTGGCTGGTGTACCCGCTCGTCGCCGTCGCCCTCGCGATCATGGTCGGACTGCCCCGACTCACCCGTGCCGTGCCCGCGCCGCTGGTCGCCATCGTGGTGCTGACCCTGATCACGGTCGCCACGCACGCGGCGGTGCCGACCGTCGGCGACGAGGGCGCCCTGCCGGACAGCCTGCCCACCCTCGGCCTGCCGCAGATTCCGTGGACGCTGGACACCCTCACCCTGATCGCCCCCTACGCACTGGGCATCGCGCTGGTCGGGCTGATGGAGTCGCTGATGACCGCCAAGCTGGTGGACGACATCACCGACACCCCCTCCAGCAAGACCCGGGAGTCGTGGGGCCAGGGTGTCGCCAACATCGTCACCGGCCTCTTCGGCGGCATGGGCGGCTGCGCCATGATCGGCCAGACGATGATCAACGTGAAGGCGTCCGGCGCCCGTACCCGGCTCTCCACGTTCCTCGCCGGCGTCTTCCTGCTGATCCTGGTGGTCGCGCTCGGCGACGTCGTCGCGGTCATCCCGATGGCCGCCCTGGTCGCCGTGATGGTCATCGTCGCGGTGTCGACGTTCGACTGGCACTCCGTCGCCCCCGCCACGCTCAGGCGGATGCCGTACGGCGAGACGGTCGTCATGCTCGCCACCGTGGCGACCACCCTGGCCACCCACAACCTGGCCGTCGGCGTGGTGGTCGGCGTGCTCACCGCCATGGTGATCTTCGCCCGGCGGGTCGCCCACCTGGTGGAGGTGACCAGCGTGCTCGACCCCGACGGCGGCACCCGGATCTACTCGGTGCACGGTGAGCTGTTCTTCGCCTCCAGCAACGACCTCGTCGGCCAGTTCGACTACGCGGGCGACCCCGACACGGTGGTGATCGACATGACCCACGCGCACGTCTGGGACGCCTCCTCCGTCGCCGCCCTCGACGCGATCACCACCAAGTACGCCACCCGCGGCAAAACTGTCGAGATCATCGAGCTGAACAAGCCCAGCGCCCGCATCCACGACACCCTCGCCGGCCAGCTCGGCGTCGGCCACTGA
- a CDS encoding thioesterase II family protein, translating to MREFGDPSAAGAPARVLPWLDAGGQPPALRLFCFAHAGGGAAAFRPWVTGGRRTPVQVCPVRAPGRESRWDEPRLDRVADLAEDFLRAAAPLLSTPFALLGNSLGSLVAFEVARRLADRGLPAPVHLLVGASPPPGVEARRLRLSGLSDAEFTDELQRRYGGIPDVIRDDPDLLREYLPTLRSDVAAVEGYRPAPEPLLGCPVTALVGVDDASVPVDEVAGWREWTSGPFTRQLLPGGHFTVLDHRDLVLDLLGSVRVH from the coding sequence TTGCGCGAGTTCGGCGATCCATCCGCCGCCGGGGCACCGGCACGCGTGCTGCCGTGGCTCGACGCCGGCGGGCAGCCGCCCGCGCTGCGGCTGTTCTGCTTCGCGCACGCCGGCGGCGGTGCGGCCGCGTTCCGCCCCTGGGTCACCGGCGGGCGCCGGACACCGGTCCAGGTCTGCCCGGTCCGGGCGCCCGGCCGCGAGAGCCGGTGGGACGAGCCCCGCCTCGACCGGGTCGCCGACCTCGCCGAGGACTTCCTCCGGGCGGCGGCGCCGCTGCTGAGCACACCCTTCGCGTTGCTCGGCAACAGCCTCGGGTCACTGGTCGCCTTCGAGGTGGCGCGACGGTTGGCCGACCGCGGCCTGCCGGCACCGGTGCACCTGCTGGTCGGCGCGTCACCCCCACCCGGGGTGGAGGCCCGCCGGCTCCGGCTGTCCGGGCTCTCCGACGCGGAGTTCACCGACGAGCTGCAACGCCGCTACGGCGGCATTCCCGACGTGATCCGCGACGACCCCGATCTCCTGCGGGAGTACCTGCCGACGCTGCGCAGCGACGTCGCCGCGGTGGAGGGCTACCGGCCGGCGCCGGAGCCGCTGCTCGGCTGCCCGGTGACGGCTCTGGTCGGGGTGGACGACGCCAGCGTGCCGGTGGACGAGGTGGCCGGCTGGCGGGAGTGGACCAGCGGTCCGTTCACCCGCCAGCTGCTGCCGGGCGGGCACTTCACCGTGCTGGACCACCGTGACCTGGTGCTGGACCTGCTCGGATCGGTGCGGGTGCACTGA
- a CDS encoding PAS domain-containing protein encodes MYTANSLVELPFVPYPQQLPRNQRAVTPVTPAAEISGEEYGDVVLSLFEKSGIGLAVLDPALRVRASNQVFSEQCGRPREAIRNQSFLAFLHLSVRQNLLRQFERLVQGRPTRAACHSLAARFEGTDVTGQLAAFPVDDATGRIRMIVVQFAPERVDETVPVVREQRKLTALTARILEGVAAGDPTVRLAAKLFLSRQGIEYHVSILLRQFKVPNRTALAAKAYSMGVFSIGCWPPKVLPEYIRS; translated from the coding sequence ATGTACACCGCGAATTCATTGGTAGAACTGCCCTTCGTCCCGTATCCCCAGCAGCTGCCCCGGAACCAGCGCGCCGTCACGCCGGTGACGCCGGCCGCGGAGATCAGCGGCGAAGAGTACGGGGACGTGGTGCTCTCCCTGTTCGAGAAGTCCGGCATCGGGTTGGCGGTCCTCGACCCGGCGCTGCGCGTACGGGCCTCGAACCAGGTGTTCAGCGAACAGTGCGGGCGGCCCCGAGAGGCCATCCGGAACCAGAGCTTCCTGGCCTTCCTGCACCTCAGCGTGCGACAGAACCTGCTGCGCCAGTTCGAGCGGCTGGTCCAGGGCCGGCCCACCCGGGCCGCCTGCCACTCGCTCGCCGCGCGTTTCGAGGGAACGGACGTCACCGGGCAACTGGCCGCCTTTCCGGTGGACGACGCCACCGGCAGGATCCGCATGATCGTGGTGCAGTTCGCCCCGGAGCGGGTCGACGAAACCGTGCCCGTGGTGCGGGAGCAGCGGAAGCTGACCGCCCTCACCGCCCGGATCCTGGAGGGCGTGGCGGCGGGCGACCCGACCGTGCGGCTGGCGGCGAAACTCTTCCTGAGCCGCCAAGGAATCGAATACCACGTGAGCATTCTGCTGCGCCAGTTCAAGGTGCCGAACCGTACGGCACTCGCCGCGAAGGCGTACTCGATGGGGGTGTTCAGCATCGGCTGCTGGCCGCCCAAGGTGCTGCCCGAGTACATCCGATCCTGA